In Bosea vestrisii, the following are encoded in one genomic region:
- the mraY gene encoding phospho-N-acetylmuramoyl-pentapeptide-transferase, translating into MLVWLADFAGTFPILNVFRYITFRAGGATATALLFVFFFGPWAISWLRLKQGKGQPIRTDGPESHLAKRGTPTMGGLMILTGLFVATLLWGNLRNPYVWIVLGVTATYGAIGFYDDFLKVTKQSHKGFSSKARLGLEIVIALAACTAIMQVSPPSIASGFAMPFLKELMIPLGILFPVVTAFVVVGAGNSVNLTDGLDGLAIVPVMIAAGTFGFIAYLAGNAIFANYLQIHHVPGVGELAVICGAMMGAGLGFLWFNAPPAQIFMGDTGSLGLGGMLGTIAVAIKHEVVLAIVGGLFVVEALSVIIQVAVFKRTGKRVFLMAPIHHHFEKLGWTEPQVVIRFWIISVVLALVGLATLKLR; encoded by the coding sequence ATGCTGGTCTGGCTTGCCGATTTTGCGGGGACGTTCCCGATCCTCAACGTCTTCCGCTACATCACCTTCCGCGCCGGCGGGGCGACCGCGACCGCGCTGCTTTTCGTCTTCTTCTTCGGGCCGTGGGCGATTTCCTGGCTGCGGCTCAAGCAGGGCAAGGGCCAGCCGATCCGCACCGACGGGCCGGAATCGCATCTCGCCAAGCGCGGCACGCCGACCATGGGCGGCCTGATGATCCTGACCGGGCTGTTCGTCGCGACGCTGCTCTGGGGCAATCTGCGCAATCCTTACGTCTGGATCGTGCTCGGCGTCACCGCGACCTATGGCGCGATCGGCTTCTACGACGACTTCCTCAAGGTGACGAAGCAGTCGCACAAGGGCTTCTCCAGCAAGGCGCGCCTCGGCCTCGAGATCGTCATCGCGCTCGCCGCCTGCACCGCCATCATGCAGGTCAGCCCGCCTTCGATCGCGAGCGGCTTCGCCATGCCGTTCCTCAAGGAGCTGATGATCCCGCTTGGCATCCTGTTTCCGGTTGTCACCGCTTTCGTCGTCGTCGGTGCCGGCAATTCGGTGAACCTGACCGACGGGCTCGACGGGCTCGCCATCGTGCCGGTGATGATCGCGGCCGGCACCTTCGGCTTCATCGCCTACCTCGCCGGTAACGCCATCTTCGCCAACTACCTGCAGATCCACCATGTCCCCGGCGTCGGCGAGCTTGCGGTGATCTGCGGCGCGATGATGGGGGCGGGGCTCGGCTTCCTCTGGTTCAACGCGCCGCCGGCCCAGATCTTCATGGGCGACACCGGCTCGCTCGGCCTGGGCGGCATGCTCGGCACCATCGCGGTCGCGATCAAGCACGAGGTCGTGCTCGCCATCGTCGGCGGCCTTTTCGTGGTCGAGGCGCTCTCGGTGATCATCCAGGTCGCGGTCTTCAAGCGCACCGGCAAGCGCGTCTTCCTGATGGCGCCGATCCACCATCATTTCGAGAAGCTGGGCTGGACCGAGCCGCAGGTGGTGATCCGCTTCTGGATCATCTCGGTGGTGCTGGCGCTGGTCGGCCTCGCCACGCTGAAGCTGCGTTGA